The following coding sequences lie in one Agrobacterium vitis genomic window:
- a CDS encoding mannonate dehydratase, producing the protein MYLGTQVGARDDDDYRVFAQLGLKHICADPPGDPRSWTLTDIERHRDKVESFGLILDMLQLPLPSSPIERASYPDILLAGPDRDRQIDAVCKMIENLAAAGIPAAKYNLNLIGIPRTPMEKGRGGSMNESFRWDKADQAAAPGLAGVLSEDENWERIDYFLERVVPVAESNKVRLACHPHDPYTPPGYKGVTRVLGTVEGLKKFVQMRESPYHGLNFCQGSIGEMLDNPREEIDDIIRWFGTRGKIFNVHFRNISGGKLSFMETFPDEGDMDMVRSVKIYHEVGYQYMLMPDHVPTISGRDPTGVAFAFCYGYIAALLESLNSANT; encoded by the coding sequence ATGTATTTAGGAACGCAGGTTGGCGCGCGAGACGACGACGATTATCGGGTGTTTGCGCAATTGGGCCTCAAGCATATCTGCGCCGATCCGCCGGGCGATCCACGCAGCTGGACGCTTACCGATATCGAGCGCCATCGCGACAAGGTCGAGAGCTTTGGCCTGATCCTGGACATGCTGCAATTGCCCTTGCCCTCCAGCCCAATCGAAAGAGCATCCTATCCGGATATCCTGTTGGCCGGCCCAGACCGCGACCGCCAGATCGATGCGGTTTGCAAGATGATCGAGAACCTGGCAGCGGCCGGAATTCCGGCGGCAAAATACAATCTCAACCTGATCGGCATTCCCCGCACTCCGATGGAGAAAGGCCGGGGAGGCTCAATGAATGAAAGCTTCCGCTGGGACAAGGCCGATCAGGCCGCAGCACCGGGACTGGCTGGCGTTCTTTCGGAGGATGAAAATTGGGAGCGAATCGATTATTTCCTGGAACGGGTCGTGCCGGTTGCCGAAAGCAACAAGGTGCGCCTGGCCTGCCATCCGCACGATCCCTACACGCCGCCTGGCTATAAGGGCGTAACCCGGGTCCTTGGCACAGTGGAGGGATTGAAGAAATTCGTGCAGATGCGCGAAAGCCCTTATCACGGCCTGAATTTCTGCCAGGGATCAATTGGTGAAATGCTGGACAATCCGCGCGAGGAAATCGACGATATCATTCGCTGGTTCGGAACGCGCGGCAAGATCTTCAACGTCCATTTCCGCAATATCAGCGGCGGCAAACTGTCCTTCATGGAAACCTTTCCCGATGAAGGCGATATGGACATGGTGCGATCGGTCAAGATCTACCACGAAGTCGGCTACCAATATATGCTGATGCCGGATCATGTTCCCACCATCAGTGGCCGCGATCCAACCGGGGTCGCCTTCGCCTTCTGCTACGGCTATATCGCGGCGCTGCTTGAAAGTCTGAACTCGGCAAATACGTAA